The Triticum dicoccoides isolate Atlit2015 ecotype Zavitan chromosome 6A, WEW_v2.0, whole genome shotgun sequence genome has a window encoding:
- the LOC119318687 gene encoding F-box protein At1g52495-like — protein MARRSSRKTKQQTVLTDLPDALIVEILSRLPLKSLCCCKCVDTHWYCLISHPEHLKKLPQTLSGFFFDTEDIGRCPKVARHFANIGEPPQIDPSFPFLPPEFELVRLENCCDGLLLCCSSQHPFRRLVCNPATERWVVLPTLPADSSCVAQEDTFHLVFDRDVSSHFHVFQIVLKDWRRVAGINIYSSGTGSWNFMESGWDSDSTICGRCVFHQGMLHFVSAQSTVVSVDVEGKKWRAISVPEGVERSELGFLARSQGHLHYMVHTGIRQEVSIWCLEKHDSDEWTLKHRVSNNKLLNARGKVYYYEYYIISCHPDRSLICYANHRDKTLMAYDTDREEARVLCTFGRGDLISCFPYVPLFSDSSVPLSS, from the coding sequence ATGGCGAGGAGATCTAGCAGGAAGACAAAACAGCAGACTGTTCTCACCGACCTCCCTGACGCACTCATCGTCGAGATCCTGTCACGGCTGCCACTTAAGTCGCTGTGCTGCTGCAAGTGTGTCGACACGCACTGGTACTGCCTCATCTCCCATCCTGAACACCTCAAGAAGCTCCCACAGACCCTCTCCGGCTTCTTCTTTGACACTGAAGACATAGGGCGCTGTCCCAAAGTAGCTCGGCACTTTGCCAATATCGGTGAACCACCTCAGATTGATCCCAGTTTCCCCTTCTTGCCGCCTGAGTTTGAGCTTGTCAGGCTGGAAAACTGTTGTGATGGCCTTCTCCTGTGCTGCTCTTCTCAGCATCCGTTCCGCCGTTTAGTTTGCAATCCTGCTACAGAGAGATGGGTCGTGTTACCCACGTTGCCAGCTGACTCCAGTTGTGTAGCTCAGGAAGACACCTTTCATTTGGTTTTCGACCGTGATGTTTCCTCCCATTTCCATGTGTTTCAGATTGTGTTGAAAGATTGGCGGCGGGTGGCGGGCATAAATATATACTCCTCGGGAACTGGGTCATGGAACTTCATGGAAAGTGGGTGGGACTCTGATTCCACAATTTGTGGCAGATGTGTGTTTCATCAAGGGATGCTGCATTTTGTCAGCGCTCAGTCTACAGTAGTGTCGGTAGATGTGGAGGGGAAGAAATGGAGGGCAATTTCAGTGCCAGAAGGAGTGGAAAGGTCTGAGCTTGGTTTTCTTGCTCGGTCCCAAGGGCACTTGCATTACATGGTGCACACAGGGATTCGTCAAGAAGTTTCCATCTGGTGTCTTGAGAAGCATGATTCGGATGAATGGACGCTGAAGCACCGTGTGAGCAATAACAAGTTGCTGAACGCGAGAGGTAAAGTCTACTACTATGAATACTATATCATCTCGTGTCATCCAGATCGTAGTTTGATTTGCTACGCTAATCATCGAGACAAGACATTGATGGCGTATGACACTGATCGCGAGGAGGCTCGCGTTCTCTGCACTTTTGGGCGAGGCGATTTGATATCATGTTTTCCCTATGTTCCGCTGTTCAGCGATTCGAGTGTTCCCCTGAGTAGCTAG
- the LOC119316187 gene encoding uncharacterized protein LOC119316187 encodes MVVRGARGHTEMEPPDSTSNRGDAAARTFELTVNFFPSKAKLVDGSIQNIERDTIVKWEVEFTEIDPQVLQNMGEKAVKKWVEKIGENVVWGPEQEVSLLRFDDWKGEYVRMEDGEQIVDEIDRQNGWTSKRANFFAELVDLNIFSKVGYVPSQLAAQMVDDDWATQRPLIPMCTELTVIAEEGQVTGIETETVATVDWNVVELDESTDLSIFPNNGVMHTLPYPINNGEE; translated from the exons ATG GTTGTGAGGGGAGCCCGTGGGCATACTGAGATGGAGCCCCCAGATTCAACTTCGAATAG AGGGGATGCTGCCGCTCGGACCTTCGAATTGACGGTCAATTTCTTTCCATCAAAGGCAAAATTAGTTGATGGTAGCATTCAGAACATTGAGAGAGACACAATTGTTAAATGGGAGGTTGAGTTTACAGAGATTGATCCACAAGTTCTACAGAACATGGGAGAGAAGGCAGTGAAGAAATGGGTGGAAAAAATTGGGGAGAATGTTGTTTGGGGTCcagagcaagaagtatcactgttgcggtttgatgattggaaaggagagtatgtgagaatggaagatggtgaacagattgttgatgaaatcgatcggcaaaacggctggacaagcaaacgagctaatttttttgctgagctggttgatctgaatattttttcgaaggttggatatgtgccatcacaattggctgcgcagatggtagatgatgattgggctACACAGAGGCCATTGATTCCCATGTGTACTGAACTTACAGTAATAGCCGAAGAGGGACAGGTGACTGGAATTGAAACTGAAACTGTAGCAACTGTTGATTGGAATGTAGTTGAATTAGATGAGTCTACTGatttg AGCATCTTCCCCAACAACGGCGTTATGCACACGCTCCCGTACCCCATCAACAACGGGGAGGAGTGA
- the LOC119318688 gene encoding disease resistance protein RGA5-like, which produces MEAALVTVATGVLKPVLGKLATLLGDEYKRFKGVRKEIRSLTHELAAMEAFLLKMSEEEEDLNVQDKVWMNEVRELSYDMEDAIDDFMQSVGDKEEKPDGFIDKIKSSLGKLGNMKARHRIGKEIQDLKKQIIEVGDRNARYKGREIFSKAVNVTVDPRALAIFEHASKLVGIDEPKAELIKLLTDEDGVASTQQQVKMVSIVGSGGMGKTTLANQVYQELKEKFKCKAFISVSRNPDMTNILRTLLSEVGCQDYADTEAGSIQQLIRKITDYLAEKRYIIVIDDIWDVKTWNVIKCAFPMTRCSGVIITTTRLSDVACSCHSSTGGYIYNIRPLNVEHSRQLFHRRLFSSEEDCPSSLVKVSNQILEKCDGLPLAIIAIAGLLANTGRSEHLWNQVKDSIGRALERNPNVEVMIKILSLSYFDLPPHLKTCLLYLSIFPEDSIIEKKTLISRWIAEGFVHKEGRYTAYEVGVRCFNELVNRSLIQPVKEDNYMGKSCRVHDIILDFIVSKSIEENFVTFVGVPSLTTMTQGKVRRLSIQVEGKEDSILPMSLILSHVRSFNLFLSTVNIHSMMEFRHLRVVDFNGSRLENHHLVNVGRLFQLRYLSISMTEVSALPEQIGHLQCLEMLDIRYTKVSELPASIVNLGKLAHLLLGSKDTCVKFPDGIAKMQALETLDQVDACKQSYNFLQGLGRLKNLRKLHIDYHDVAQEDKEVIASSLGKLCTQNLCSLTMWGNDDDDFLLNTWCTSPPPNLRKLVIWGCLFPKVPHRVGSLVNLQKLHLHVVRGIRHEDICILGALPALLTLGLNAREKQPSCEDRRLAVSGEAGFRCLRKFNYWRRGDWMDLMFTAKCMPKLEKLKIIFYRHAEDEAPIIPAFDFGMENLSSLTTFECRLGHGPMTKRSADAVKDSLDRVVTAHPNQLTLIFIYCCIFKRDGCSGQCLLSKNLQSSSEST; this is translated from the exons ATGGAGGCGGCTCTGGTGACTGTGGCCACGGGGGTCCTCAAACCTGTCCTGGGGAAGCTGGCCACCCTGCTCGGCGACGAGTACAAGCGTTTTAAGGGTGTGCGCAAGGAGATCAGGTCTCTCACTCATGAACTCGCCGCCATGGAGGCTTTTCTCCTCAAgatgtcggaggaggaggaggatctcaATGTGCAGGATAAAGTTTGGATGAATGAGGTGCGGGAATTGTCCTATGACATGGAGGATGCCATCGATGACTTTATGCAAAGCGTTGGTGACAAAGAAGAAAAGCCGGATGGCTTCATTGACAAGATCAAGAGCTCGCTAGGAAAGTTGGGAAATATGAAGGCTCGTCATCGAATTGGCAAGGAGATACAGGATCTGAAGAAACAGATCATTGAGGTGGGCGACAGGAATGCAAGGTACAAGGGACGTGAGATCTTCTCCAAGGCCGTTAATGTGACCGTTGACCCTAGAGCTCTTGCTATCTTTGAGCATGCCTCAAAGCTCGTCGGAATTGATGAGCCCAAGGCTGAGCTGATCAAGTTGTTAACTGACGAGGATGGAGTTGCATCAACACAACAACAAGTGAAGATGGTCTCCATTGTTGGATCGGGAGGAATGGGCAAAACAACTCTTGCAAACCAAGTGTATCAAGAGCTGAAAGAGAAATTCAAGTGTAAGGCTTTCATTTCAGTGTCACGAAATCCAGATATGACAAATATCTTGAGAACCCTCCTTAGTGAAGTTGGGTGTCAAGATTATGCTGACACTGAAGCAGGGAGCATACAACAACTAATAAGAAAGATTACCGACTACCTAGCAGAAAAAAG GTATATTATAGTGATTGACGACATATGGGATGTTAAAACATGGAACGTTATTAAGTGCGCATTCCCCATGACCAGATGCAGTGGTGTAATAATCACCACTACACGGCTGAGTGATGTTGCATGTTCGTGTCATTCATCAACCGGTGGCTATATTTATAATATAAGGCCTCTTAATGTGGAGCACTCAAGACAACTATTCCACAGAAGAttattcagctccgaagaagattgcCCTTCATCACTCGTGAAAGTTTCTAATCAAATCTTGGAAAAATGTGATGGGTTGCCTTTGGCAATCATTGCTATAGCTGGTTTGTTGGCTAACACAGGAAGATCAGAGCATCTATGGAACCAAGTGAAAGATTCAATTGGTCGTGCACTTGAAAGGAATCCTAATGTCGAAGTAATGATAAAGATATTGTCACTTAGTTACTTTGATCTTCCTCCTCATCTAAAAACATGTCTCTTGTATCTCAGTATATTTCCGGAAGATTCTATTATTGAGAAGAAAACACTAATATCAAGATGGATTGCCGAAGGATTCGTTCACAAAGAAGGTAGATATACAGCATATGAGGTAGGAGTGAGGTGTTTTAATGAGCTCGTCAATAGGAGTTTGATCCAACCTGTGAAGGAAGACAATTATATGGGGAAGAGTTGTCGAGTTCACGATATAATTCTTGATTTCATAGTATCCAAATCCATTGAAGAGAACTTTGTTACTTTTGTTGGTGTCCCCAGTTTAACTACCATGACACAAGGCAAAGTCCGCCGTCTCTCCATTCAAGTTGAAGGGAAAGAGGATTCTATTTTGCCAATGAGCCTGATATTGTCTCATGTCCGATCATTTAATTTGTTCTTGAGTACGGTGAATATCCATTCGATGATGGAGTTCCGGCATTTGCGAGTTGTGGACTTTAATGGCAGTCGATTGGAAAACCACCATCTTGTGAATGTAGGGAGGCTGTTTCAGCTAAGGTACCTCAGCATTAGCATGACAGAAGTAAGCGCGCTCCCGGAACAAATCGGACACCTACAATGCTTAGAGATGTTGGACATCAGGTATACAAAGGTGTCCGAGTTGCCAGCCAGTATTGTCAATCTCGGTAAATTGGCACACTTACTTCTTGGCTCAAAAGACACATGTGTTAAGTTTCCCGATGGAATTGCGAAGATGCAAGCACTAGAGACTTTGGATCAGGTTGACGCATGCAAGCAGTCATATAACTTTCTGCAAGGGCTTGGTCGGCTAAAGAATCTGAGGAAGCTGCACATTGATTATCATGATGTTGCCCAGGAAGACAAGGAAGTTATTGCTTCTTCTCTCGGTAAACTATGCACACAAAACCTTTGTTCTCTAACTATGTGGGGGAATGATGATGACGACTTCTTGCTGAATACATGGTGCACTTCTCCGCCGCCTAACCTCCGAAAACTTGTCATATGGGGTTGTCTATTCCCAAAGGTTCCGCATAGGGTAGGATCACTCGTCAACCTACAGAAGTTACACTTGCATGTGGTGAGAGGAATCCGGCATGAAGATATCTGCATCCTTGGAGCCTTACCCGCTCTGCTCACTCTGGGTCTAAACGCAAGGGAAAAACAACCTTCTTGTGAAGATAGAAGGCTGGCAGTTAGTGGTGAAGCTGGGTTCCGATGCCTGAGGAAGTTTAATTACTGGAGGCGGGGAGATTGGATGGATCTTATGTTTACGGCAAAATGTATGCCCAAGCTAGAAAAACTGAAGATTATATTTTACCGGCATGCCGAAGATGAGGCTCCCATCATTCCTGCTTTCGATTTCGGGATGGAAAACCTCTCCAGCCTCACTACTTTCGAATGTCGCCTAGGTCATGGGCCTATGACAAAAAGATCTGCTGACGCCGTGAAGGATTCTCTGGACAGAGTAGTCACCGCACATCCCAACCAACTTACTCTAATCTTCATTTATTGTTGTATTTTTAAGAGAGATGGCTGTAGTGGTCAGTGCCTTCTGTCTAAAAATCTTCAGTCATCCTCGGAATCTACTTGA